In Scophthalmus maximus strain ysfricsl-2021 chromosome 13, ASM2237912v1, whole genome shotgun sequence, the genomic window cttaaccctaaaaaaaattgcccctggaggcagtgtatgaatgatgtgtgaaagaaaaagcgCTGGTTATGGTGGTTGATGGTTGAAGACTAAAAAAgtgtccatttaccatttacctttGACTGTATCATTAAACAATCTGTAATGCTGAGATTGTAAAAGATGATAAGCACATGGATATTTCCTCTCTCTGGTCTGACCTGAAATGCAGGTGTTCCTAAGTACCAGGAGCGGTGGTTGGGTTGTCAGCCGTGTAGGACAGGGGGGATTACCAGCTGACCTTGTTGGGACTTCTCGAATGGATGTGATGGTGCGGAAGCTCTTCCCCTCATGGATCAACAGGATGCTGGAGAAGAAACTGAATGAATCATTTGACCACACGCTATATGGCCTGAAACCAAAACATGGGTAACAAGATACTGTAGATAAACATACCTATTTAATCGCCTGTTCAATTTTCAGTGATCATGTGCATGCAGTGCCCCCAGGCTATAATTTGATTGCACCTTTCGATTTCAAAGTGgcagaacaaacaacacattctTTTGCTATTTGTGCTGCCTCGTCAACATCGTGGTCATAATTTAAACCTTGTTGTGTGGGTGGTGTTCTTGTGGCAGATTTTTTGCACAAATTCCAGTCGTAAATGATGACCTGCCTGCTCGGATCATCTCGGGTCGTGTTCAGGTGAAACCAAATGTGAAGGAGTTCCGTGGGTCCAGTGTGGTCTTTGTTGATGGGAGCATCATAAACAAGGTTTGTTTTAGCACATTTCTAGGAAAGTGGATCAACAAGTGGTATGTCCCTGATCCATGTCAGATAATGTGGGGGAAAGGGACGTAAACATTACGTATTTAAATTCTTTTAGTTAACTAATCTTTAAGTTTTCTATTTGTTTAATGCAGGTTGATGTAGTGGTGTTTGCCACAGGCTACAACTACGGCTTCCCCTTCCTGCCGCCAGCTCTGCAGGCCAAATGTGGTTACAGGCTGCGTCTGTACAAACATGTGTTCCCCCCTGAACTCACCCAGCCAACGCTCGCGGTGGTGGGCTTCATCCACGCCTTGGGGGCTATCAACCCACTGGCTGAGTTGCAGGCCCGCTGGGCTACGAGAGTTTTCAAAGGTAAAGTACAAACAGAAATGGTGAGTTTTACAGTTACATGTGTACCGTGTGTACCAGTTTAGGTGGATACAATAACACTCCCGATAGGAAACTCGTTTTTCAATACATATGGTATCATGACTTTTTTGTGGTGTTAAAGTGAGTGCCTACAATGACAACTGAGGATTGGATGAGAGACAGGCCTTTTAGCAGGTATTCTGTGAGAGACCCCTATGATATTAAGAAATGTTTTATGAACCTTGGACATCTTTGTGATACAATACTGTAGCTGTGCcagtcaaaaaaagaagaaattgtaATTATGAAGAGGTGCCCCTCAGTAGCTACAGCTTTACCAAAATCTCTTGGTTTCATCgatccattttaaaatgaatatgtatgtttgttttttccaatgcAGGCTTATCAACCCTCCCCTCAGAAGAAACCATGTTAAAGGAAATAGAGAAAGACACCACAACAATGCACCAGAGGTAGGAAATCATTGTTGACACATTATTGACTAATGTCTATATTTCGTAAGTTGGAGGAAAGCTTTATACTATACTACTACATTCATGACCatactgcacacaaaaaacacaatatttggAATCTCTTAAGACACGTGGCTACACATGACAATGTGGAAATTAACACATCCAGTGTAATCCATTGAAATTTAACTTGTTTTAAATCCAATGATACCAAGCATTTTATATAACTCCTTGTAGCTTTCAAGGTACAGCCATTTCGGTATCATATTATATTTGGTTGTTCATGGGGTTTCACAGTTTATTGTGAAACCCTAGTAGAAATAAAGGTTCCTCGGATCATCtgttatttttatcttttttcaaGAGTTTATGATTGCAAAAAGATTTTCCAATTTAGGgagaaaagatgagaaatgTAGTTCAATGACCATGATCTTCCATGTATTACCATGGTACTATGGTATACTGCTTCTTTTGGAGGTGTCTCAACCACCATAGTAAATATGGTTACTTATTGAGCTTCAATAAGTAACCATGTTAAccttttttaacatgtttttagtCATGTATTAGAAATGCTTAACTTCAACACAATTTGCCGTTTGATAAGAAATTTGAGATAAGAGCAAACTAAAAgtgttattatatatttttaaggaaCGTTTTGTGAAATTGTGATGATTGAGCCGATGCTCAACTGATGACTAGAGCCACTGAACCATCATATTGCAGCGTTGTGGCGTTCTACATGTGAAGGTTTTTATATCTTAAAGCTCTTTCTCCACACTTTCATCAATCAAATCACAGGTCACACTACATTGCCAAATTGGAGCTCTTATAATTGTTAAgcagaaattgtttttgttttttttatgaacttaTTATTCATTcgataatttaataattaatactAGTAAGTGTTTGACCCTTCTTCCTTCATTGTCAAATTACCTCACACAAAATCAgtaacatatttttgtttgattaatttcTGCTATATTTTCCCTCCTTAAGATTCGCCTGCTCTGAGCGGAACCCCCTCCAGGTGGAGTACATACCTTACCTGGACTCTCTGGCAAAGAAGGTAGGGGTTCGACCAAACATACTGAGGCTCATGATGAAGGACCCCAGACTGGCACTGCAGGTTGCGCTGGGTCCCTGTACTCCTTATCAGTACCGCCTGACTGGACCGGGCCAGTGGGCTGGTGCCCGTCAAGCCATTCTCACTCAGTGGGAGAGAGTGGTTCAACCTTTCAGGACCAGAGATGTACCACAACCAGAGAACAAACCTTACTCTGGACTGAGCATCATAGTGCTTTTCTCAGGTGTTACCTTGCTGTGCTGCTTCTGCTACAATAAAAACCCTCTCAGTAAGCTGCATGGTTATGtacattgattaaaaaaacaacaacacaaaaacagtgTCCATTTTGGAGGACTTTATACAAAGCATGCTTTAGAATGTAGTAACTTGACTGCTTGAATGAGTaatacagttttttaaattaatatgccagtttattttgcattttggaTGTGAGATTAACAATTTTTACAAGCTGAATGTCAGTAAAGAGAACTGTCTGAGACGTACGTAAAATCAGATGAGAAAAATGCGCTTTAccaatggattaaaaaaaactggagggGATACATGTCTGTGATTAGTTATTTGAGATTGGACTGTGCACCTGTCCTATATAATTTATGTTGATTTGagcatttttacaaaataataaataaggtttgttttcactgttaGCTACATGTCAATCAGTCTGCTTTTTCAATAATTGtttgctcttttatttattgaatcTTTTAATGCCACCCAATTCTGAAGAGCTAATGAACGTTTTTTCAATGTTCTCTGAGCACAATGATGATAAAGATCGATCAGTCTGTCTATgagaaataaatcacagcatTGGATAGGCTTAACTTGTTTGTCTGAGTTTTAAAAAGCACAGCGATATCCTCAATtattgtattcatttaaaaacaattctaAAACAGAAtctatgacatcatcacacctgACATCACTTCCGGTGTGTCTTTGTTCTCTCTGATATCTACATGTCCTTTGGATCTCTGTGATATCAcctgctgttgctgctttgATCTCTTGGCGTCTTAACTACACTGATTCTTGACAAGAATCACACGTTTTACCAGTTGAATTCAGTGAACagttgagatttttttccccaagtatCCTCAGTTTGCACATTAAGAAATCCATGAAGTCCCTTAACCAAAATACAAGTGTCCAGAAGTCATCATCTTCAGTGACTCTAGAAGCAGAGGAAGCAATGTCAACAGTTTCAGCTCAAACCCAGTCAGCAGAGACCAACAAGGCACAGGCTGCTATGGAAATGGAAAACCAGTCAGTAATAAAAACTGAAGCGCAGTCTTCACGGAAGATGGAAACAGAGACAGCTGCGTCTCTGCTTCAGTCTTCTGTGGCAACTGTCTACTCAGCTGAACCCCAGTCTGTAGAGACTAACGAAGTGCAGGCTCTTGGGAAAATGGAAAACGAGTCTGCTGCAGAAACCAACACACAGACTGCAGAGACTCAAGTTCCATTTTTAACCATGCTAGTCCCATACTCAGCCAGCTATATCTACCAAGGTCCAGACTGCTTTACCTACTCAGGTCCAGGCTTCTACCAGGGTCCAGGTTATAACTACCTGTGTCCATCCTACAACCAATGTCCAGCTTACAACCAAGTTCCAGGCTACCATTACCAGTCTGCAGCCTACAACCAAGGTCCAGGGTACGACTGCCAAGATCAGGCCTACAACCAAGTTCCAGGCTACCTCTACCAGGGTCCAGCCTATAATCAAGATCCAGGCTACGACTGCCAGGATCCCGCCTACAACCAAGATCCAGGCTACGACTACCTGGGTTCAGCCTACAACCAAGATCCAGGCTACGACTGCCAGAGTCTAGCCAACAACCAGGTTCCAGGTTATGACCACCAGGGTCCAGCCTACAACCAAGTTCCAGGCTACGAATACCAGGGCTCAGCCTACAACCCCTAATCCTTACCCAAACCCCTAATTCTTCCATAACCCATATGTTCTCTTTCCCTATCCCTGCCGACACGGCCCAATACCCTCCCAACCCGTCGAGGGGGATACACACCCACCCAATCGGTCAGGGCAGATTCTGTTTAGTATAATTGGAGACTGAATGtatctgtgtgggttttctccgggtactccggtttcctcccactgtcccaAAAAATTAAGATTGGAGACCCTAAATTggctgtaggtgtgaatgtgagtgtgaatggttgtttgtgtttgtatgttggCCTCCATGATGTGCTAGGGACCAGGGTGTACCCTACCTCAACCCCCAAAACCCAAATTCATTATCCTAAAACGAGcaattaaacaaacagaaaaaaaacacaccaaagttTAAAGCTTCACAGTAATGAATATAATGGTATAGAATAGGGGCCAGGCGCTGTCCTATCTGGATCTGGAACCACAACTGATAGATTATTGAGGATTATTAAATGTTGATGGGGCGTTTCCATTTTACTGGTGGAGCGTTAGCTGTCACTACTCTGGGGTTGATCTTTTCCTGCTTGGCGTGGAGACCGTTGTCGGGAAGAAGGGAAGAAGTTTCACTTTATTCAGGGCCAGAGGACCAGCCCCTTTACTTTCCTCAACAGTGTGACAAAGGATACACCAAaacttctcttttaacttgaAGCGCTGTGGCATTTATTAAATTAAGACTGACTCTAAGCGGCATTGCACATTCACTGCAGCCAACTCCGCTTCTTTCCGGACCTCGACATGCTCACCCTCGCtctgccgctctctctccccctctcactctacacacacacacacacacacacacacacacacaaacactacatACACACCCTACGTACTGCTCCATTCCCGACAGGAGATATGCCATTCATATAACACTGATTCAGCGGTCCAGGAAACTCACAGATGATTGCATAAAAAGTGTGAAAGAATATTGTTGTTTCAGTGTTCTGTTTTCTTCACCAATGTCTCGTGTCTTAGACTGttaagatgcacattttcaacGCTATGTGTTTTGTATTACTTTTAAATACAATCCTTATTTCTCTTAAAGTGAGAAGAGTACATTATTAGagtcctttttatttatatttcctcCAGTTCAATATGAAAGCTGACAATAAACATTGTTGAATGTTGTTAAATTGAAGGCCTTTTtgtcttgatttgatttgacagtCGGTTGTTGATAATTGGGCTAGATGTTGATACAGCCAGCCTACTTCAATATGGCACTGAATCATGAGTCAAGTTAGACATTATGATGTTCCAGACCCTTGCttgaggaaaatgtgtgtgaagtgtgaagttgtttttatgaacgTAGAAAAAGTTGCAAGCAGCACTACTACAATCCCAAAAATTGGCCACTGCACTAGTGAATAATAAATGATagatggttaaaaaaatggGAACATTTGTGTAATAATTATGTAGGTGTAATTTATTTTGGGACAGAGGTGGGTTTCTGTAGATATCCCATTTAATGTAGTTCTGCAGCAGGCCACGGTATAAGTTACCCTGGTTAACAAAGTACTTTTTTAAGTGTGATTTGAcacttatttaaatattttttgtctctaTTGTTGTACTTGGCCACATTTAGAGATGCAGTTGCTGTTTTAGGAAACCCTTGACCCTTTCGCTTCTCgacaccacccccccccccccccccccccccacacacacacacacacacacacactctctctctctctcacccattTCTTTCCTCTAGTCGTCAAAGGTAAGAACACGACAGAAACTGCTTGCATATACATAAACGACACTCGTGAAACGTGAATACTCGATCGCAGCGGTTGAGTGCGTCGTAGAGAACATGGCGTAAACGCATTCCTGCTTTGCTCCAAATCAACTGGCCCGCGCAGAGTCCAGCCGTCCAACTGTGGACTGTGATCTCCGACGAATGTTCCCCTTTCGTCGGAGATCACAATGTTCCCCTTTCCCCATCTTTCTGTCATTCACGTTGAACTCTGATCACGGTGAACGCTTGGTCGTGTGGTATGGAGGACCGTGGGGGACGCGGAATgtgaaatatgttgtttttttcaaatccattttcaaatccattttcaaaactatcattaaatagagcaatttgaaaaaagcttttcaaatccattttcaaattcatCGTCGTATTTCACATTCCGCGTCCCCCACGGTCCTCCACGGAACCGACATTTATGGCACCAACAACTGCCTTGCGATAGGACAGGGCTCCAAAGTTTACCGGGACAGCGGGCGCGAGCAGGACTGGGCGTGTCCGCGGAGCGCGCGCTCCCTGTGAGCGCACCTATTTAGGACGAGCTCCCTGTGAGCGGCTCCATCGGAGTGGTCCAGTGGAGAAGACCCCTGGCAGTAGAGAGGACCTCTGGCAGTAGAGAAGACCTCTGGCAGTAGAGAGGACCTCTGGCAGTAGAGAAGACCTCTGGCAGTAGAGAAGACTTCTGGCAGTAGAGAAGACCTCTGGCAGTAGAGAAGTCATCTGGCAGTAGAGAGGACCTCTGGCAGTAGAGAAGACCTCTGGCAGTAGAGAGGACCTCTGGCAGTAGAGAAGACCTCTGGCAGTAGAGAGGACCTCTGGCAGTAGAGAAGACTTCTGGCAGTAGAGAGGACCTCTGGCAGTAGAGAAGACTTCTGGCAGTAGAGAAGACCTCTGGCAGTAGAGAAGACCTCTGGCAGTAGAGAAGACCTCTGGCAGTAGGGAAGTCCTCTGGCAGTAGAGAAGTCCTCTGGCAGTAGGGAAGTCCTCTGGCGGACTGAGCTGGCTGGTTCTtctccacagagctgcagtaTGACTCGCCGCGTGGCCATCGTTGGGGGCGGTAGTTCCGGTCTGGCCTGTATCAAGTGCTGTGTGGACGAGGGGCTGGAGCCCGTCTGCTATGAAAGCAGTGATGACTTTGGGGGCCTCTGGAGGTTCATGGTGGGTGACACTATATGTGCAATTTCTCACTTATGCACACGATGAGGACTCATTTCTTTGCTATCGGGCGATTTGTTAATACTGCAGGAGAATCCCGATCCTGACAGGGCCAGCATCTACCACTCTGTCATCATCAACACCTCCAAGGAGATGATGTGCTTCAGTGACTTTCCGATCCCTGCACACTTCCCAAACTACATGCACAACTCCCTCATCATGGACTACTTTCGGATGTACGCTGATCACTTCCAGCTCACCGAGCACATACGCTTCAACGTAAGGGTTCCTCACTAACTTCCTGCTCGGaatgacatttttctctgtatctGAAATGGTGCACCATTCTCCCCTAagtttcaatttaaaaaacatagtAGATAATtgaatgtttgttgttgtacCTTCAGTTTCAACTCTTACCTCTTTCCGTCTCTCTGCCGCCCAGACCAAAGTCTTGCAGGTGAAGCAGAGATCAGATTTCTCTCACTCAGGCCAGTGGGACGTTGAAACAGAGAACAAGGATGgcaaaaaggagaaacacatttttgatgCGGTGATGATCTGCATTGGACATCACTGCCACCCCCACCTGCCTCTCCATGACTTCCCAGGTACAATTTACAGGCTATAAATATCCTCAAGTTTGCTCAAAGACAAGAAGCGGGTTTATTGACCATGATTAGATAATAATATCTGTAATATTGTTTATGAAAAACCACAGCCTTCAGTGcatgtttgaaagcagcttaagaTGAGTGGAACAGGTTTCAGCCACAGAAACTCACACCAAACCCATTAAAACCCATTACTGAGCAGAAGTAAACACACTTTGTGTGGCAGTTACAAGtctatgtcttttttttcaggcattGAAACTTTCCAAGGAAAGTATTTCCACAGTCGAGACTACAAGACTcctggggaggggagggataAAAAGGTTGTCGTGGTTGGAATAGGGAACTCTGGAGGAGACATTGCAGTGGAGCTGAGCAGAGTCACCAAACAGGTTTGACTGGATATAGTTATATTTCTCTACGTTCAGCAAACttgaacttttgttttgtttttatggtctcctttatttttttacgaCTCAGGCCTTTATGACCAAAGCTCTGGCTATCATAACATTCTATTCGCTGACTTTATTGCTCAGTTCTGGGGATGGCACATCATTGCGATCAGTGTTGAGCCCGGATGTAGCATTGCAATATGTAAAAGATATTAAGGGCAATGGACAGTTTAGAtagtttttgaaaacattttgttcaccTCTGCTTTCAATTCCAGATGTTGATAAGATAAAATGCTGACTTATTTATCTTATGGTTAGGGTGTGAGCTACATAGAGCCATATATGGTTAAGATAAGATGTACCTTTATTGATTCCCCTGTTGGGTAAATTCATAATCGACACAGCAGCACTTAAGTGAGGCAGCCTATGGGAAAatgtaatgataaaataaaatagctgttaaaaaatgtatgttaaataaaaatgaaatgagtgcTGTGGCGTTGTGCAGTCTGATAGCTGACGGCCCGTGGCTGTATGATACTGTGGCTGAACGAGCTCCCGAGCTGCCTCAGTTCAGCACAGAGCGGAAGAGAGAGATTGTCCATGACCGCCCTCagctttcctctcatcctcttctctgtcactgCCTCCACACGGTCCAGCTCAATCCCCACCACTATCTTAGATGAGATAAGTTACGTGAGATACTGTAGAaactacatttatttgtacAGATGCACCCCCTTGTTTTGAGTGTTTGATACTCAATTTGAtacttattaatatttcagagaGATACATTTTGGCGGAATAATGACTGActactgtgtgttttcttctcagcTTTACCTGAGCACTCGGAGAGGAGCCTGGATTCTGAACAGAGTTGGGAGCAATGGCCTACCCATGGATTTGAGCTACAACAGGGGGTTTAGTGTTCTACAGAAAATACTACCCTACAACGTTGTCTGTAGTCTGGGAGAGAGCATGCTAAACCAAAGATTTGACCACAGACTGTACAATCTTAAGCCAAAACACAGGTACAGtatctgcattgtttttattttaaaatgtctgtcagTTGGTTGGCACTTTGTTTACTTAGTGCATTAGCCTATGGGAAGATATCCTGACTGAACTGTTGTTCATAGTAGCtgtaaaaatgtaacattttcatGTTCCCCTTATGATGCATTTTCTCATAtataatatttgcaaaaaacTTAAAAGACTAATTATTTGAATGGCTTTATTGCAAAATGATTGGTGTTTTCATTCTGTGCATCAAGCCACCATGTCTCATCTAAATTAAAATGCTTGCAGTATTCATCAGagtgttttataataatataatataaatgccAGGTTGTTGAGCCAACATCCCACAGTGAATGATGAGCTTCCCAACCGCATCCTGTCTGGAACAGTTCAGGTGAAACCCAACATCCGCAGATTCCAAGGGTCCAGTGTGGAGTTTGACGATGGCAGTATAGTGGAAGACGTTGACCTGGTGGTAGGTTTGTCTAATTGTGTGaactcactcacccactcacactAACACCTCTGCTCTCCTTACATTTTCATAGAGAACAGTACAGCTGGCAGGTAGTGTAAGACTAATGTGTCTTGCAGGTGTTTGCCACAGGTTACAGGTTTTCCTTTCCATTCCTGGCCTCGCACGTggtgtcagtgtctgagaacaAAGCATCTCTGTACAAGTATGTGTTTCCTCCTGAGTTGGACCATCCTACACTGGCTATCATTGGTCTAGTGCAGCCACTGGGAGCCATTATGCCCATCTCTGAGATGCAGGCCAGATGGGCCACACGTGTCTTTAAAGGtactgcaggtttttttaacGATGATTTCAATCACTCTGTTCTTTAAGAAGTTGTATGTGTTCAAGATGATAAAACAGTGTCTCAATGTCTCCCTTTATATAGGCTGCATCAAGCTTCCCTCAGTGCCTGCCATGCTAAAAGATGTCCAGTGCAAGCGGGACACCATGGCCAAAAGGTACTGCAGTAGATTTTGTAATTACTGACATATTTTGGATCTGAAAGTATCAATTCTTGTACTCCACGTCATGACCTACTGGAGTTCCTTTTTCAGGTACGTAGACAGTTCGAGACACACTATCCAGGTTGACTATGTCAGCTACATGGATGAGATAGCAAAACTGGTGGGGGTTCGGCCAAACATCCCAAAGTTGCTGCTGACTGATCCCAGGCTCGGACTAAATGTGATGCTTGGCCCTTGCACACCGTACCAGTATCGTCTCAGAGGGCCAGGGAAGTGGCCTGGGGCCCGTCAGGCCATCTTCACTCAGTGGGAGAGAGTGGCTCAGCCCATGCAGACCAGACCTTGTGATGAGCCCAAACCCAAGAAATCATATCAGTGGCCTCTGATTCTGTCAGCTGCTGCCGTGGGCTTGGCTGCATACATTCACAGGAACAACCTTCCAGCTCTCCTACAAGATCCCACTGCACTGCTGGACAAGATTAAAGTGTACCTGCCTGCAGAGT contains:
- the LOC118318721 gene encoding flavin-containing monooxygenase 5 isoform X3, whose translation is MVQKVAVIGAGLSGLTSIKACVDEGLEPTCFESSHDIGGLWRFKEKPEPGRGNIYQSVVINSSKEMMSFSDFPPPAEFPNNMHHSEVLQYLRLYVQAFNLLKHIRFQTTVLSVRQTQDFAVTGFESFEGRHFHSWEYRSADGMEGKTVVVIGIGNSGGDIAVDISRVAEKVFLSTRSGGWVVSRVGQGGLPADLVGTSRMDVMVRKLFPSWINRMLEKKLNESFDHTLYGLKPKHGFFAQIPVVNDDLPARIISGRVQVKPNVKEFRGSSVVFVDGSIINKVDVVVFATGYNYGFPFLPPALQAKCGYRLRLYKHVFPPELTQPTLAVVGFIHALGAINPLAELQARWATRVFKGLSTLPSEETMLKEIEKDTTTMHQRFACSERNPLQVEYIPYLDSLAKKVGVRPNILRLMMKDPRLALQVALGPCTPYQYRLTGPGQWAGARQAILTQWERVVQPFRTRDVPQPENKPYSGLSIIVLFSGVTLLCCFCYNKNPLSKLHGYVH
- the LOC118318721 gene encoding flavin-containing monooxygenase 5 isoform X1, whose amino-acid sequence is MVQKVAVIGAGLSGLTSIKACVDEGLEPTCFESSHDIGGLWRFKEKPEPGRGNIYQSVVINSSKEMMSFSDFPPPAEFPNNMHHSEVLQYLRLYVQAFNLLKHIRFQTTVLSVRQTQDFAVTGQWEVETESGEGQRETSVFDAVIVCSGHFTQPHLPLRDFTGFESFEGRHFHSWEYRSADGMEGKTVVVIGIGNSGGDIAVDISRVAEKVFLSTRSGGWVVSRVGQGGLPADLVGTSRMDVMVRKLFPSWINRMLEKKLNESFDHTLYGLKPKHGFFAQIPVVNDDLPARIISGRVQVKPNVKEFRGSSVVFVDGSIINKVDVVVFATGYNYGFPFLPPALQAKCGYRLRLYKHVFPPELTQPTLAVVGFIHALGAINPLAELQARWATRVFKGLSTLPSEETMLKEIEKDTTTMHQRFACSERNPLQVEYIPYLDSLAKKVGVRPNILRLMMKDPRLALQVALGPCTPYQYRLTGPGQWAGARQAILTQWERVVQPFRTRDVPQPENKPYSGLSIIVLFSGVTLLCCFCYNKNPLSKLHGYVH
- the LOC118318507 gene encoding flavin-containing monooxygenase 5, which produces MTRRVAIVGGGSSGLACIKCCVDEGLEPVCYESSDDFGGLWRFMENPDPDRASIYHSVIINTSKEMMCFSDFPIPAHFPNYMHNSLIMDYFRMYADHFQLTEHIRFNTKVLQVKQRSDFSHSGQWDVETENKDGKKEKHIFDAVMICIGHHCHPHLPLHDFPGIETFQGKYFHSRDYKTPGEGRDKKVVVVGIGNSGGDIAVELSRVTKQLYLSTRRGAWILNRVGSNGLPMDLSYNRGFSVLQKILPYNVVCSLGESMLNQRFDHRLYNLKPKHRLLSQHPTVNDELPNRILSGTVQVKPNIRRFQGSSVEFDDGSIVEDVDLVVFATGYRFSFPFLASHVVSVSENKASLYKYVFPPELDHPTLAIIGLVQPLGAIMPISEMQARWATRVFKGCIKLPSVPAMLKDVQCKRDTMAKRYVDSSRHTIQVDYVSYMDEIAKLVGVRPNIPKLLLTDPRLGLNVMLGPCTPYQYRLRGPGKWPGARQAIFTQWERVAQPMQTRPCDEPKPKKSYQWPLILSAAAVGLAAYIHRNNLPALLQDPTALLDKIKVYLPAE
- the LOC118318721 gene encoding flavin-containing monooxygenase 5 isoform X2, with the protein product MVQKVAVIGAGLSGLTSIKACVDEGLEPTCFESSHDIGGLWRFKEKPEPGRGNIYQSVVINSSKEMMSFSDFPPPAEFPNNMHHSEVLQYLRLYVQAFNLLKHIRFQTTVLSVRQTQDFAVTGQWEVETESGEGFESFEGRHFHSWEYRSADGMEGKTVVVIGIGNSGGDIAVDISRVAEKVFLSTRSGGWVVSRVGQGGLPADLVGTSRMDVMVRKLFPSWINRMLEKKLNESFDHTLYGLKPKHGFFAQIPVVNDDLPARIISGRVQVKPNVKEFRGSSVVFVDGSIINKVDVVVFATGYNYGFPFLPPALQAKCGYRLRLYKHVFPPELTQPTLAVVGFIHALGAINPLAELQARWATRVFKGLSTLPSEETMLKEIEKDTTTMHQRFACSERNPLQVEYIPYLDSLAKKVGVRPNILRLMMKDPRLALQVALGPCTPYQYRLTGPGQWAGARQAILTQWERVVQPFRTRDVPQPENKPYSGLSIIVLFSGVTLLCCFCYNKNPLSKLHGYVH